One genomic segment of Danio rerio strain Tuebingen ecotype United States chromosome 11, GRCz12tu, whole genome shotgun sequence includes these proteins:
- the dhrs3b gene encoding short-chain dehydrogenase/reductase 3b (The RefSeq protein has 1 substitution compared to this genomic sequence): MDLKALGCVVLLPIQILYYTVKATVCWFLPSRRRDLTGDVVLITGGGRGIGRHLAKEFAVRGAKKLILWGRTEKCLKETCEEITLMGTECHYFVCDVANREEVYKQAKVVREKVGDVTILVNNAAVVHGKSLLDSDDDALLKSQHINTMGQFWTTKAFLPRMLELQNGHVVCVNSILSLSPIPGAIDYCTSEASSLAFMESLTLGLLDCPGVACTTVLPFHTNTEMFQGMRVRFPQLFPPLKPEVVAQRTVDAVRTNTAFVYLPWTMNALVILKSMLPQSALEEIHRFSGTYTCMNTFKGRT; encoded by the exons ATGGATCTGAAGGCGCTGGGCTGCGTGGTGCTCTTACCTATTcagatactatactatactgtcaAGGCGACCGTGTGCTGGTTCCTACCGAGCAGGCGGAGAGATCTGACCGGAGATGTAGTGCTTATCACGGGTGGCGGACGGGGCATTGGCCGTCACCTGGCTAAGGAGTTCGCCGTGCGTGGAGCTAAAAAG CTAATTCTGTGGGGCCGGACGGAAAAATGTCTGAAGGAGACTTGTGAGGAGATCACCCTCATGGGGACAGAGTGTCATTATTTCGTTTGCGATGTGGCCAACAGGGAAGAAGTCTACAAGCAAGCCAAGGTTGTCAGAGAAAAG GTGGGAGATGTGACCATTCTGGTTAATAATGCTGCAGTGGTGCATGGCAAGAGTTTGCTGGACAGTGATGATGATGCTCTTCTCAAGTCGCAACACATCAATACAATGGGACAGTTTTGG ACCACGAAAGCCTTCCTGCCTCGTATGCTGGAACTCCAAAATGGCCATGTTGTGTGTGTCAACTCCATCCTGTCACTGTCCCCCATCCCCGGTGCTATAGATTACTGTACATCTAAAGCTTCTTCACTGGCCTTCATGGAGAGCTTGACTCTGGGGCTGCTGGACTGTCCAGGTGTGGCCTGCACCACCGTCCTCCCGTTCCACACCAACACTGAAATGTTTCAGGGCATGAGAGTGAG gTTTCCGCAACTTTTTCCTCCTCTAAAGCCAGAGGTTGTAGCACAGAGAACAGTGGATGCTGTTCGGACAAATACAGCCTTTGTTTACTTACCCTGGACCATGAACGCACTCGTTATCCTCAAAAG CATGCTACCACAGAGTGCACTGGAGGAAATCCACAGATTCTCAGGAACCTACACCTGCATGAATACATTCAAGGGGCGGACATGA